From the Aspergillus puulaauensis MK2 DNA, chromosome 1, nearly complete sequence genome, the window AATCTGCTGCTGTAGTCCGTCTAACTGATGCGAAAGCGCCCGAAGGCTCATGGGGTCCAGCAGCAATCGGCCGTGGCTGCTGGCGGCACTGGCAGCGCGCGAGCTGGAGTTGCTCGTCCGCCCAGTGCCCCTGCCCCTGGAAGCCCCATTTCCGGTATGACCACCTTGTAGAGCAatctgctgttgctgccgcaGGATCTGGATCTCGGAGGAGGTGAGGCCAAGCGAGGTGTCGGGAATCGAGGCTACGGACATTTGGTCCGCGCACAGACATGCTCCAACCGCGACAAGTCTAGGAATCGCCAGCCGATCTCAATGTGAAAGGTTGGGACGGACCGAGGTTCATGATGCTGAGGACAGGGCCGGGAGGAGAGGTGGGCGGCGagctgaagacgaagacgaagacggagaTAGggaaggtggaggaggtAAGGGGAAGGGGCGTGTCGGAGAAGCGGCACGAGGACAAGCTGAGCACGCCCGGCAGCAAGCGGGTTATCGATTCGAAACAGGGAGCGTAATCCTCAGGCGCCGTGATTAATATAGCATTCTCGGAGacaggaaggggaaggagacGGTGGGATGGAGGCGGAGAGAGGATGGTCGGACGGGcagagagaggaggaagaggaagcaaaTGGATTGGATCGTCGGCGGTAAGGAAGAAACGACCGAAAGAAATAACCcaaagatattaagataCCCcaggagatggaagagcccgccgtcgccgtccAGTCAATCAGATGTTACACTGACAGGGAATGGAGGTGTCCGTCACGATCAGGCCCCTtcagagggagagggcgatgagggagGGTGGGATATTAATGGCACAATTAAGTGAGGCGGCTCAGGGATGGAGactgaggatggagaggggagaggaggagcaggggGCATGCAGAGATGGGCACGAGGAGCACAGAACAAGAAATAGAGGAAGAACGGGATAAGAGAACGGGGAGAATGCCGGCATGGAAGAGAGCAGGGAAAGGGAGGAGAATATCTAAGTTACTGCACTCATCCAATGAGCCTCACTGCAACCGATTGATATTGGCCCAGTCTGGTTATGAGCACAATTCGCCCTATCAGAGTCCCGCATAAATTATAATACACTGCAGGAAGGCGATCCCACCGCCTTCATATCGCATCTCTTCCAAGCTGCCATTCCATGAGTCTCGCCAATCTCCATATCCTGCGGCTTCTCACTCCCAGTAATTCTCCATTGATTCTCAATTCTCACCAATCGTCGTTGATCCGAGTGCCCGGGTCTGCCGCTCTTGACGCTATTCCAACCACTATCGCTGCGAGCTGTCGATTCTCATCACTCGCGCCTCTCAGATACTAGAGCGACCTAAACTAACGCTGCCCAACCTGTGAGGCTAGAGCCCTGCGTCCTGCCCTGGTCTATTCTATTGGGTCTGGGTAAGTCCCACGCCGCCGGCGAACGAATCCGACTTGCTCAGTCGTTTTTTTCGCGGCCTGCAGCTTACATCGAGCCCCAGCCTGTGAGCGCTCCCCAATCCTCTCCAAGCCTGTCTAGCCTGCTGCAGGAGTCTATGCTTCCCCGCTACCCCTCTGGGATAGATCCTcgttttttttcttgtttcaGTGACACTGACTGACGCCATCTGCTTTGCTCAATAGGGTCCTTTCGATCTAATGCTAGAGCCGGACACACGAACCTCTCGTGTTATCTAGCTGAACCTTGTTCTCAATTTTGTCCCCGTTGCCTTTCAACGGCTTGAACCAATTGGACAGAAAACAACAGAAGCACAAGATCCTTAGACTACGATGCCTCGAGACAAGGAGCGCTCGGTCAACCCTGCCGCTGCGCAGCGCAAattggagaagcagaagaaccTCAAAAAGGGCAAGGCCGAGGCGCTAGCTCGCAAGAATGAAAAACTGGGGCGTCGCAATCCAGAGCGCATCCAGCGGCAGATAAACGACCTGAAGGAAATGGAGCAGTCAGGACAGGGCCTACGACCACGCGAGAAGCAGATATTGGAAGCTCTGGAACGAGATTTGCGGGCCGTGCAGAAAGCAAGGGAAGCCTTGGGCGATAAGGCACCCAAATTTGCAAGCTCGCACTACGAGCGGGGCGACGATCACCCGCGGGACCGTAGGGACGGAGGGGTACTGGGGAAGCGGAGGCGCGATGGTCATGGACGCTTCGGAGAGCAAGGTAGTGATAGCAGTGAGACTGATGAGGAGGTGCGGAGGATACCGATGCCTCGAGATACCCCTCCACCCATCCCGCGCGAGTAccagaggaggaaagaagcagGCTCAGGTGCCGAAGGTGGTCGGGGCCCACATCCCCTTCCGGCGAAGCCTTCAGAGACAGAATCGAGAGCAGTCTATGAGGCCAAGCCCGAAATTCGCGACCTACGGAAGGAAGCCGTGAACAAATTCATCCCAGCCGCAGTCCGAGTGAAACACGACTCAATACGAGGACAGGGAAAGCTATTGGAACCGGAAGAACTCGATCGACTAGAAAAGGCAGGGTACAACGCCGGACCTACGGAGACGGCACCGACTGCCGAGGAACAGGAAAAGCTcctcgaagaagagaaacgctTCAACCAAGAGCTCAAATCTGTCCAAAttgaggaagtcgaggacgaggaagcaTAATGATACCCACATGTACTTTAGTAACGATAAAAACCGCACGTTACGGCCCAGATCCGCCTAGCGTAGGCATCCCAATTCTGAAATGTGATGATACCTGCAGGCCTGTCATACCGCGATCGAGAATAGAGTCGAGTCCTGTCCATCCCGGGGTACACCAACTGACCTCACTGGTGATAC encodes:
- a CDS encoding WW domain binding protein 11 (COG:S;~EggNog:ENOG410PIJW;~InterPro:IPR019007;~PFAM:PF09429;~go_process: GO:0006396 - RNA processing [Evidence IEA]), with the protein product MPRDKERSVNPAAAQRKLEKQKNLKKGKAEALARKNEKLGRRNPERIQRQINDLKEMEQSGQGLRPREKQILEALERDLRAVQKAREALGDKAPKFASSHYERGDDHPRDRRDGGVLGKRRRDGHGRFGEQGSDSSETDEEVRRIPMPRDTPPPIPREYQRRKEAGSGAEGGRGPHPLPAKPSETESRAVYEAKPEIRDLRKEAVNKFIPAAVRVKHDSIRGQGKLLEPEELDRLEKAGYNAGPTETAPTAEEQEKLLEEEKRFNQELKSVQIEEVEDEEA
- a CDS encoding uncharacterized protein (COG:S;~EggNog:ENOG410PSSC;~InterPro:IPR034455;~go_component: GO:0031083 - BLOC-1 complex [Evidence IEA]), with protein sequence MSVASIPDTSLGLTSSEIQILRQQQQIALQGGHTGNGASRGRGTGRTSNSSSRAASAASSHGRLLLDPMSLRALSHQLDGLQQQIQNRLEYLEDQMQLSIQNSYDRAGNVIRNADAEIARTRAILTSIDDLENELAKIGHIREIVKTYRGRIEGLDQRLDQAARRRR